GGGGGAATGGAATGGGATGGTGAAAGCCGTTGAGCCGAACGCCTGACGCTTTAGAATGCGTGGGTTCGGTAAAAAACCATGGTTGTTCTTCGCGTTGAAACGCTTCCAATGGGTAAGGATCTTATCCATGGAAAAACAGCGCGGGCTATTTTCTGGGATGGGCTTTTCTAACCCATAAACCCATAACAGACCAACCGCCCCTGCTTTTCAGGCCTGCCGCCTTCGGTTCCGGCGTAATGGGAAAATTGCCCTTCGTCGGCGGCGGTGTCCATCGGCTCGACATAGATTTGGTCGGGTCGCAAGCCTGCGGACTGGCATTCGGAAAGGCAAAATCCGACGAGGTCAATGCCTACCCGACCATCGGGCTGCGGCACCAAAAATCCATTCCACACGGGATCTTTGGCTTGAATCGGATCACGATAGAGATAACTTTCCTTTTTGATGCAGGGGCCAATGACGAGGATCAGATCTTCGACACGGCTTCCTTCAACCTCCTGCATGTGCCGCAACACCTTGCCCGTAAACCGCATCGCCATGCTGCGCCATCCCACGTGGGCAAACGCCATCCGATGCTGCCGCTTGTCGTAAACAATCACCGGCACACAGTCCGCAAAGGTCAAAAACACCCCCGCATTCGGCACGCGCGAAATGATGGCGTCCGTAACGGCTAGGCGTTCGCCGCGGAGTGCATTCAGTCCTTTTGGCATTTCGTACATCAAGGTGATGTCGTCTCGGTGCTCGGTAAAAAAGGTCACCAAACGTTCGGCAGGCAAGCCTTCCTTGGCGAAAAAGCGCTTTCGATTCTCAAAAACGGCCTCCTTGTCAGTCGCCATCGGGAAGGACATGCAACCATCGGCCATGCGGGAAAAGCCCACGCGAAACGGAAGATTTGAAGGAAGGTCGGACAACTTGGGATACATGGCGGAAAATTAAGGAAAAGGTACGGCTTGCCGGAATGGTATTCGATCCATCGTTGCCTCCATCAATGGCCATGCATCCATGCCCCTATTTCCAAAAAACCATTCGCCAAGTCCCCGAACTCCCGCCTCGAACTCAAACTCTTGCTATCTTTACGGCTTATGCCACGCTTGAAGCTTTCGATTCCGACTTCGTTGCCCTTTTCCTGCGAATTGCCGATTCGCATCACGGACCTGAACTATGGCCGTCATTTGGGAAATGACAAGGTGCTTTCCCTGATGCACGAGGCGCGGGCACAGTTTTTTGCGAGCTTCGGTTATGCCGAGGACGCTGCCGAAGGCACAAGTTTCATCATGGGCGACTGCGCGATTCTGTACAAGGCGGAAGGATTTTACGGTCAGGTCCTGCGCTGCGAAGTCGGCGCCGGGGACTACACGCGCGCTGCATTCGACATCTATTACCGTTTTCGTGATTGCAGGCGAGGAACGCCTGCTTGCCGAAGCCAAAACCGGGTTGGTTTGCTTTGACTACACGACCCGCAAGGTGCAGTCCGTGCCGGAGGCCTTGCGCCTGCGCCTCGGCGACGCCCTCGCGACCCCAACGTCCTTGAACCAAGAAGCCTGAGATGAAAAATATCCTCCTGCGCATCTGGAGCATCTGGTTCTACATTCTCTTCACGGGATTTTTTGCCCTGATTTTCCCGCTGCATTGGATCCTGCTGAAATTTGACAAAAAATGGACGCACAATTTCAGCCATGGCCTCAACCGGCTTTGGGGCTACGTAATCACCTATCCGGCAGGGGTTTGGATCACCACAGAAGGCAGTCCGCAAATCGCCAAGGACCGGATTTGCATCTTTGCGGTCAACCATTCGAGTTATTTGGACATCCCGATCTGTAACGTTTCGGTACATCACTCGTTCCGGTTTATCGGCAAAGCCGAATTGAATGACACCCCGCTCTTTGGCTATATGTTCAAGCGCCTGCACATTCCGGTGAATCGCGGCAGTGTGACCGAAAGTTTCAAGAGTTTCCTGCATGCCAAGCAGAAGCTCAAGGACGGCACGTCGGTTTTGGTCTTCCCTGAGGGGACGATTCCCGACAAAACAAAGGTGACGCTGCTCAAGTTCAAGGATGGTGCCTTCCGGATGGCGATCGAAAACAAGGTGCCGGTGGTGCCGGTCACGATCATCGGTGCCGAAAGGGCTTTGCCCGACAACGGCAAGTTTCTGCTGCATCCGGGCAGGGTGCGTGTGATTTTTCACGATCCGATCGAAACGGAGGAAATGACGGTCGCGGATGCAGGTGCGCTCAATCAGCGGGTGTATAAGACGATGTATGAGACGCTTGTGGCGAATGGAGGAAAGAAGGAAATTGAGAGTTTAAAGTGAAAATGGAGAAGGGAGCATGAAAGGCAGCCTCTTGTCATGCAGAGCGAAGCGAAGCATCTGGGAGCTGGTAGCAAATGCTGTTGATTATCTTCTTCCATCGTTTTTGGAGATTGAAAAGTCGAGAGTTTGCAGCGTTGGGCTGAATTTGTGGGGTCTGGATATGGTTTCTTAGTAAACGGTGGATTTTGTCGAATGGGTTTTTGATTTTGGTTGGCAATAATTAGATACTGAATGGAGCCTAAGAAGAAGCTCAAATTGATTCCGATCTGGCAGTTTTTCAAGGATATGCCCTTGGTGAACAAGTTGTTGTTTGGAATATTGTTTTTGTCCTTGATCGGAACTGCGGTGGTCACGGTGATGGGCGCGGAGAATCCCGCGCGTTGGGTGCTCGAAGTCAATGAGCTCAGCCAATCCTCGGAAGAGCAGGTCGCTTTGCGTACCTACACCCACAACTACCGCACGATGCAAACCGAAATCGGCGCCTGGAAAGAGGATGTCGTATATTTTGCGACACGCATCACGCCGCAAGCCTGGCAGGTTTGGGCTTTTGTGATTGCCCAAATCCTTGGATGGGCCTTTCTTCTGGCCTCGGCAAGCTACGTCAGGAACTTCGTGGCCTATGCCATTTTCTTCGTTTTCGGCATTTTTTCCTTCCTGATCAATGCGCAAGGTGCTGGTTCGGATCTGACGTATTGGTTGGTCAATCTCGGCTTTGCCTTGGTGATTTTTGCGCCGGCCTTCCTTTTGCAGCAAGAGATTCTCAAGCTCAAATTCGCGCTGCGGGTGTTGGTATTCGGCATTGGCGTCGCACTTCCTTTTGGGCTGCAATATTTCCAAGGTGGATGGGTTCAGTTGCACAGCGGAACCGCTGCAAGCACTTTGGTGCTTGTGGTTTTGACGGCGGTGTACCTCATTTTCATTTCCAACGACCTCAGTAACCTGCTTTTTTACACAGCAACGAATGCCAAAAGCCAAAAGTTCCGCTTCAAATTTCCGATC
The sequence above is drawn from the Bacteroidota bacterium genome and encodes:
- a CDS encoding laccase domain-containing protein; amino-acid sequence: MYPKLSDLPSNLPFRVGFSRMADGCMSFPMATDKEAVFENRKRFFAKEGLPAERLVTFFTEHRDDITLMYEMPKGLNALRGERLAVTDAIISRVPNAGVFLTFADCVPVIVYDKRQHRMAFAHVGWRSMAMRFTGKVLRHMQEVEGSRVEDLILVIGPCIKKESYLYRDPIQAKDPVWNGFLVPQPDGRVGIDLVGFCLSECQSAGLRPDQIYVEPMDTAADEGQFSHYAGTEGGRPEKQGRLVCYGFMG
- a CDS encoding 1-acyl-sn-glycerol-3-phosphate acyltransferase, producing the protein MKNILLRIWSIWFYILFTGFFALIFPLHWILLKFDKKWTHNFSHGLNRLWGYVITYPAGVWITTEGSPQIAKDRICIFAVNHSSYLDIPICNVSVHHSFRFIGKAELNDTPLFGYMFKRLHIPVNRGSVTESFKSFLHAKQKLKDGTSVLVFPEGTIPDKTKVTLLKFKDGAFRMAIENKVPVVPVTIIGAERALPDNGKFLLHPGRVRVIFHDPIETEEMTVADAGALNQRVYKTMYETLVANGGKKEIESLK